Proteins encoded in a region of the Zea mays cultivar B73 chromosome 4, Zm-B73-REFERENCE-NAM-5.0, whole genome shotgun sequence genome:
- the LOC100283407 gene encoding regulatory protein isoform 2 (isoform 2 is encoded by transcript variant 2): MKKNTMRDFLGFLFGVAAAAACFGLLLLHVPCPRGLLPAQQGLIILGRSTTNGTNADPTPSTKKPGIAPAPAPGDDKLEALLRRASMADLDKTVILTFASQAWTAPGSLQDLLLQSFRLGVGTEPLLKHLVIVADGAKAYEQCQLVHPLCYHLEAGGVDYAAQQSYMAKGYLEIVWRKFLSQARVLNLGYSFVFTDMDIIWLRNPLLRIPIGADLAMSCDKYYGDNPYDLDKLANTGFMYVKASPRMVAFYESWYKARLSYRYTHEQYVFQQVKDKLPAQHGIRVQFVDTAYFTGFCQLRKDFNKVCTVHANCLVGLKSKQEKLTQVLDEWKEFKKKAALLGSNTTTALTH, encoded by the exons ATGAAGAAGAACACCATGAGGGATTTCTTGGGTTTCTTGTTCGGAGTAGCTGCCGCGGCGGCCTGCTTCGGCCTGCTCCTGCTGCATGTTCCATGCCCCCGTGGCCTCTTGCCCGCACAGCAAGGCCTCATCATCTTGGGTAGGAGTACTACTAACGGAACAAACGCTGATCCCACTCCCAGCACCAAGAAACCTGGCATC GCCCCTGCTCCAGCTCCAGGTGACGACAAGCTGGAGGCGCTGCTGAGGCGAGCGTCCATGGCCGACCTTGACAAGACCGTCATACTAACCTTCGCGAGCCAAGCGTGGACGGCTCCGGGCTCACTCCAGGACCTCTTGCTCCAGAGCTTCCGCCTGGGCGTGGGGACGGAGCCCCTTCTCAAGCACTTGGTCATCGTCGCCGACGGCGCCAAGGCGTACGAACAGTGCCAGCTCGTGCACCCGCTCTGCTACCACCTCGAAGCCGGCGGCGTCGACTACGCCGCACAGCAATCGTACATGGCCAAGGGCTACCTCGAGATCGTGTGGCGCAAGTTCCTGTCCCAGGCCCGGGTCCTCAACCTCGGCTACAGCTTCGTCTTCACCGACATGGACATCATCTGGCTGCGGAACCCGCTGCTGCGCATCCCCATCGGCGCCGACCTGGCCATGTCGTGCGACAAGTACTACGGCGACAACCCCTACGACCTCGACAAGCTGGCCAACACCGGGTTCATGTACGTGAAGGCGAGCCCCAGGATGGTGGCCTTCTACGAGAGCTGGTACAAGGCGCGGCTGTCCTACCGGTACACGCACGAGCAGTATGTGTTCCAGCAGGTGAAGGACAAGCTGCCGGCGCAGCACGGCATACGGGTGCAGTTCGTGGACACGGCGTACTTCACCGGCTTCTGTCAGCTACGCAAGGATTTTAACAAGGTATGCACGGTGCATGCGAACTGCCTCGTCGGGCTCAAGTCCAAGCAGGAGAAGCTCACTCAAGTCTTAGACGAGTGGAAGGAGTTCAAGAAGAAGGCTGCTTTGCTAGGCAGCAATACCACTACTGCCCTAACTCACTGA
- the LOC100283407 gene encoding regulatory protein isoform 1 (isoform 1 is encoded by transcript variant 1) codes for MADLDKTVILTFASQAWTAPGSLQDLLLQSFRLGVGTEPLLKHLVIVADGAKAYEQCQLVHPLCYHLEAGGVDYAAQQSYMAKGYLEIVWRKFLSQARVLNLGYSFVFTDMDIIWLRNPLLRIPIGADLAMSCDKYYGDNPYDLDKLANTGFMYVKASPRMVAFYESWYKARLSYRYTHEQYVFQQVKDKLPAQHGIRVQFVDTAYFTGFCQLRKDFNKVCTVHANCLVGLKSKQEKLTQVLDEWKEFKKKAALLGSNTTTALTH; via the coding sequence ATGGCCGACCTTGACAAGACCGTCATACTAACCTTCGCGAGCCAAGCGTGGACGGCTCCGGGCTCACTCCAGGACCTCTTGCTCCAGAGCTTCCGCCTGGGCGTGGGGACGGAGCCCCTTCTCAAGCACTTGGTCATCGTCGCCGACGGCGCCAAGGCGTACGAACAGTGCCAGCTCGTGCACCCGCTCTGCTACCACCTCGAAGCCGGCGGCGTCGACTACGCCGCACAGCAATCGTACATGGCCAAGGGCTACCTCGAGATCGTGTGGCGCAAGTTCCTGTCCCAGGCCCGGGTCCTCAACCTCGGCTACAGCTTCGTCTTCACCGACATGGACATCATCTGGCTGCGGAACCCGCTGCTGCGCATCCCCATCGGCGCCGACCTGGCCATGTCGTGCGACAAGTACTACGGCGACAACCCCTACGACCTCGACAAGCTGGCCAACACCGGGTTCATGTACGTGAAGGCGAGCCCCAGGATGGTGGCCTTCTACGAGAGCTGGTACAAGGCGCGGCTGTCCTACCGGTACACGCACGAGCAGTATGTGTTCCAGCAGGTGAAGGACAAGCTGCCGGCGCAGCACGGCATACGGGTGCAGTTCGTGGACACGGCGTACTTCACCGGCTTCTGTCAGCTACGCAAGGATTTTAACAAGGTATGCACGGTGCATGCGAACTGCCTCGTCGGGCTCAAGTCCAAGCAGGAGAAGCTCACTCAAGTCTTAGACGAGTGGAAGGAGTTCAAGAAGAAGGCTGCTTTGCTAGGCAGCAATACCACTACTGCCCTAACTCACTGA